The following are encoded in a window of Vigna unguiculata cultivar IT97K-499-35 chromosome 8, ASM411807v1, whole genome shotgun sequence genomic DNA:
- the LOC114195335 gene encoding phosphoinositide phospholipase C 6-like isoform X2, with amino-acid sequence MGNSMATHNKYKSFLFFIRKFKVIEPDPPQDLEEAFSKFTGGGSHMSVEQLHRFMVEHQGEEHHTLSDSEKVFERVLQERNTCQETVKVDHHREHEITLDELFRFLLHNDFNGPLKTQVHHDMGAPLSHYFIYTGHNSYLKGNQLIGDCSEVPIIEALKRGVRVIELDLWPTYNKDDIKVDHGWTFTNPVSVVKCLECIKEYAFVASQYPVIITIEDHLTTDLRAEFVELVTQIFGEVLYYPGEECCLTEFPSPESLKNRVIISTKPPRERFESNQIKDNGNRSMLNESESSEEESFRNASPNSSRNDVETEDTNGSDRDEGSLSTSEYDHKPYLECSPDYKTIITIHNRKLKGSLKDKLRTEGEVRRISWSENTLEKASESHGADILRFTQKNILRVYPSAMRVKSTNFKPHIGWMYGVQMVAFNMQGHGKSLWLMQGMFRANGGCGYVKKPQILMQKHHCDNEFDPTKIQSVKKTLKVKVYMGHGWSSDFSPTHFDKCSPPDFFTKIRIIGMPGDVAKNKTKVIMDNWFPVWNEEFEFCLSVPELAMLLIQVKDKDQGKDDFAGQTCLPVSELKHGFRSVPLYNKKGEKYKSVKLLMRFQLQ; translated from the exons ATGGGAAACAGCATGGCAACCCACAACAAATACAAAAGTTTCTTGTTCTTTATCAGAAAGTTCAAGGTCATAGAGCCAGATCCACCTCAGGACCTTGAGGAGGCGTTTTCAAAGTTCACAGGAGGAGGGTCCCACATGTCCGTGGAGCAGCTCCACCGTTTCATGGTGGAGCACCAGGGTGAAGAGCACCACACCTTATCGGATTCGGAAAAAGTTTTTGAGAGGGTTTTGCAGGAGAGAAACACATGTCAAGAAACTGTTAAGGTTGATCACCACAGAGAACATGAGATCACCCTGGATGAACTCTTTCGATTTTTGCTTCATAATGATTTCAATGGTCCCTTGAAAACTCAG GTACATCATGATATGGGTGCTCCATTGTCACATTATTTCATATATACAGGCCACAACTCCTATTTGAAAGGGAATCAACTCATCGGTGATTGCAGTGAAGTGCCAATCATAGAGGCTTTGAAAAGAGGAGTGCGTGTTATAGAACTCGATCTATGGCCAACCTACAATAAGGATGATATTAAAGTAGACCATGGATG GACTTTTACCAACCCTGTCTCAGTGGTGAAATGTCTAGAGTGCATAAAGGAATATGCTTTTGTTGCATCTCAGTACCCTGTGATCATAACCATAGAAGACCATCTTACAACAGATCTTCGAGCTGAATTTGTAGAA TTGGTGACTCAAATATTTGGGGAAGTGCTTTATTACCCTGGGGAAGAGTGCTGCTTAACAGAATTCCCTTCACCAGAATCACTGAAAAACCGAGTTATTATATCCACCAAACCCCCAAGAGAACGTTTTGAGTCCAACCAAATCAAGGACAATGGCAACCGTTCTATGCTTAACGAAAGCGAATCATCTGAAGAGGAATCATTCCGAAATGCATCTCCAAACTCCAGCAGGAACGATGTAGAGACTGAGGACACA AATGGCAGTGATCGTGATGAGGGAAGCTTAAGTACAAGCGAATATGACCACAAACCATACTTGGAGTGTTCACCTGATTACAAAACCATAATTACTATCCATAACAGGAAACTGAAGGGTTCCCTGAAGGATAAATTGAGAACTGAAGGTGAAGTTAGACGCATAAGTTGGAGTGAGAATACTCTTGAAAAGGCTTCAGAATCTCATGGAGCAGACATTCTTAG ATTCACACAGAAAAATATCCTCAGGGTTTACCCGAGTGCAATGCGTGTCAAATCCACAAATTTCAAGCCACATATTGGGTGGATGTATGGGGTTCAGATGGTGGCATTCAATATGCAG GGCCATGGCAAATCGCTCTGGTTGATGCAGGGGATGTTCAGGGCAAATGGAGGATGTGGTTATGTAAAGAAGCCTCAAATTCTAATGCAGAAGCATCACTGTGACAATGAGTTTGATCCTACAAAGATACAGTCAgtaaagaagacattaaag GTCAAAGTATACATGGGACATGGATGGAGCTCAGATTTCAGTCCTACACACTTTGATAAGTGCTCTCCCCCAGACTTCTTCACTAAG ATCCGAATTATTGGAATGCCTGGTGATGTTGCCAAGAACAAAACAAAGGTCATCATGGACAACTGGTTTCCTGTTTGGAATGAAGAATTTGAGTTCTGTTTAAGTGTTCCAGAGCTTGCAATGCTTCTGATCCAAGTAAAGGACAAAGATCAAGGAAAGGATGACTTTGCTGGGCAGACATGTTTACCAGTGTCAGAATTGAAACATGGATTTCGCTCAGTGCCTTTATACAACAAAAAGGGAGAGAAATATAAATCTGTGAAGCTGTTGATGCGATTTCAGCTTCAATGA
- the LOC114195337 gene encoding phosphoinositide phospholipase C 6-like, with protein MASVTYGYGYKMFKYFNKTYALSEQTPPPDVKDAFSLFAEGADFMSADQLLRFLHEHQLELDYTAEDSNRVIETFMQSRTENAECDSDNNGLTLDEFFRFLFLVDFNDALKSKVHQDMNAPLSHYFIYTGHNSYLTGNQLSSDCSDVPIIKALQLGVRVIELDLWPNSTRDDIDVVHGRTLTAPVSLIQCLKSIKEYAFVKSEYPLIITLEDHLTPPLQAKVAEMVAQVFGDMLYYPETDLLTEFPTPESVKGRILISTKPPKEYLESKQFKDSDSERESTEELSPCIIPELEAAAAAAVAAAEKPNGNDLDEESLNARDKKPDQQGAPEYKRLITIHAGKPKGPVKDHLNVVGGVKRLSLSEQELERASTTYGSDIVRFTQKNIIRVYPKGTRVNSSNYRPHIGWIYGAQMVAFNMQGHGKSLWFMQGMFRSNGGCGYVKKPSFLIEQGPDDEVFDPKKPMPVQKTLTVKVYMGNGWSTDFSKTHFDAFSPPDFYTKVCIVGVPADNMNKKTRIIQDDWFPVWDEEFEFPLCVPELALLWIEVREYDKHEKDDFGGQSCLPISELRSGFRVVPLFDEKGEQLKSVKLLMRFQFK; from the exons ATGGCCAGCGTCACCTACGGCTACGGCTACAAAATGTTCAAGTACTTCAACAAAACCTACGCCCTCTCCGAGCAGACCCCTCCGCCGGACGTCAAGGACGCATTCTCCCTCTTCGCCGAAGGCGCGGACTTCATGTCCGCCGACCAGCTCCTCCGCTTTCTGCACGAACACCAACTCGAATTGGACTACACCGCAGAGGATTCCAACCGCGTCATCGAAACCTTCATGCAATCGCGGACAGAAAACGCCGAATGCGACTCCGACAACAACGGTCTAACGCTCGACGAGTTCTTCCGCTTCTTGTTCCTCGTCGATTTCAACGATGCCCTCAAATCTAAG GTACATCAAGATATGAATGCTCCGTTGTCACATTATTTCATATATACAGGGCACAATTCTTATCTGACTGGGAATCAGCTGAGCAGCGATTGCAGTGATGTGCCAATAATAAAGGCTTTGCAACTAGGTGTGCGAGTAATTGAACTAGATTTATGGCCAAATTCAACTAGAGATGATATCGACGTCGTTCATGGAAG gACACTTACTGCTCCTGTCTCACTTATCCAGTGTTTGAAGTCCATAAAAGAGTATGCTTTTGTTAAATCTGAGTACCCACTAATTATAACTTTAGAAGACCACCTTACACCACCTCTTCAAGCTAAAGTTGCAGAG ATGGTAGCTCAAGTATTTGGAGATATGCTATACTACCCTGAGACGGATCTTCTCACAGAATTTCCCACACCAGAGTCGGTGAAAGGTCGAATTCTTATATCAACCAAACCACCAAAAGAATATCTTGAATCCAAGCAATTCAAGGATAGTGACAGTGAGAGGGAATCAACTGAAGAATTATCGCCATGCATTATCCCTGAATTGGaagctgctgctgctgctgctgttgcaGCTGCTGAGAAG CCCAATGGAAATGATCTTGATGAGGAAAGCTTGAATGCCCGTGATAAAAAACCAGACCAGCAGGGTGCACCAGAGTACAAACGTTTAATTACAATCCATGCTGGGAAGCCAAAGGGTCCTGTAAAGGATCACTTAAATGTTGTTGGGGGTGTAAAGCGCTTGAGCTTGAGCGAGCAGGAACTTGAAAGAGCTTCTACCACTTATGGATCTGATATTGTTAG GTTTACACAGAAGAATATTATCAGGGTGTATCCAAAGGGAACACGTGTTAACTCCTCAAATTACAGGCCACATATAGGATGGATTTACGGAGCTCAGATGGTGGCATTTAACATGCAG GGGCATGGAAAATCACTCTGGTTTATGCAAGGAATGTTTAGATCGAATGGCGGCTGTGGTTATGTGAAAAAACCTTCATTTCTGATAGAACAAGGCCCAGATGATGAGGTTTTTGATCCTAAAAAACCAATGCCAGTGCAAAAGACATTGACG GTAAAAGTGTACATGGGAAACGGGTGGAGCACAGATTTCAGTAAAACACACTTCGATGCATTCTCTCCGCCGGACTTTTACACAAAG GTTTGCATTGTTGGAGTACCTGCTGATAACATGAATAAGAAGACCAGGATAATTCAAGATGATTGGTTTCCCGTTTGGGATGAAGAGTTTGAATTTCCTTTGTGTGTTCCAGAACTAGCTTTACTCTGGATAGAGGTTCGAGAGTACGATAAGCATGAAAAGGATGACTTTGGCGGCCAATCATGTTTACCAATCTCTGAGCTAAGATCTGGTTTCCGGGTAGTCCCTCTATTTGATGAGAAGGGCGAGCAATTAAAATCTGTAAAGCTTTTAATGCGGTTTCAGTTCAAATAA
- the LOC114195335 gene encoding phosphoinositide phospholipase C 6-like isoform X3, with protein MGNSMATHNKYKSFLFFIRKFKVIEPDPPQDLEEAFSKFTGGGSHMSVEQLHRFMVEHQGEEHHTLSDSEKVFERVLQERNTCQETVKVDHHREHEITLDELFRFLLHNDFNGPLKTQVHHDMGAPLSHYFIYTGHNSYLKGNQLIGDCSEVPIIEALKRGVRVIELDLWPTYNKDDIKVDHGWTFTNPVSVVKCLECIKEYAFVASQYPVIITIEDHLTTDLRAEFVENGSDRDEGSLSTSEYDHKPYLECSPDYKTIITIHNRKLKGSLKDKLRTEGEVRRISWSENTLEKASESHGADILRFTQKNILRVYPSAMRVKSTNFKPHIGWMYGVQMVAFNMQGHGKSLWLMQGMFRANGGCGYVKKPQILMQKHHCDNEFDPTKIQSVKKTLKVKVYMGHGWSSDFSPTHFDKCSPPDFFTKIRIIGMPGDVAKNKTKVIMDNWFPVWNEEFEFCLSVPELAMLLIQVKDKDQGKDDFAGQTCLPVSELKHGFRSVPLYNKKGEKYKSVKLLMRFQLQ; from the exons ATGGGAAACAGCATGGCAACCCACAACAAATACAAAAGTTTCTTGTTCTTTATCAGAAAGTTCAAGGTCATAGAGCCAGATCCACCTCAGGACCTTGAGGAGGCGTTTTCAAAGTTCACAGGAGGAGGGTCCCACATGTCCGTGGAGCAGCTCCACCGTTTCATGGTGGAGCACCAGGGTGAAGAGCACCACACCTTATCGGATTCGGAAAAAGTTTTTGAGAGGGTTTTGCAGGAGAGAAACACATGTCAAGAAACTGTTAAGGTTGATCACCACAGAGAACATGAGATCACCCTGGATGAACTCTTTCGATTTTTGCTTCATAATGATTTCAATGGTCCCTTGAAAACTCAG GTACATCATGATATGGGTGCTCCATTGTCACATTATTTCATATATACAGGCCACAACTCCTATTTGAAAGGGAATCAACTCATCGGTGATTGCAGTGAAGTGCCAATCATAGAGGCTTTGAAAAGAGGAGTGCGTGTTATAGAACTCGATCTATGGCCAACCTACAATAAGGATGATATTAAAGTAGACCATGGATG GACTTTTACCAACCCTGTCTCAGTGGTGAAATGTCTAGAGTGCATAAAGGAATATGCTTTTGTTGCATCTCAGTACCCTGTGATCATAACCATAGAAGACCATCTTACAACAGATCTTCGAGCTGAATTTGTAGAA AATGGCAGTGATCGTGATGAGGGAAGCTTAAGTACAAGCGAATATGACCACAAACCATACTTGGAGTGTTCACCTGATTACAAAACCATAATTACTATCCATAACAGGAAACTGAAGGGTTCCCTGAAGGATAAATTGAGAACTGAAGGTGAAGTTAGACGCATAAGTTGGAGTGAGAATACTCTTGAAAAGGCTTCAGAATCTCATGGAGCAGACATTCTTAG ATTCACACAGAAAAATATCCTCAGGGTTTACCCGAGTGCAATGCGTGTCAAATCCACAAATTTCAAGCCACATATTGGGTGGATGTATGGGGTTCAGATGGTGGCATTCAATATGCAG GGCCATGGCAAATCGCTCTGGTTGATGCAGGGGATGTTCAGGGCAAATGGAGGATGTGGTTATGTAAAGAAGCCTCAAATTCTAATGCAGAAGCATCACTGTGACAATGAGTTTGATCCTACAAAGATACAGTCAgtaaagaagacattaaag GTCAAAGTATACATGGGACATGGATGGAGCTCAGATTTCAGTCCTACACACTTTGATAAGTGCTCTCCCCCAGACTTCTTCACTAAG ATCCGAATTATTGGAATGCCTGGTGATGTTGCCAAGAACAAAACAAAGGTCATCATGGACAACTGGTTTCCTGTTTGGAATGAAGAATTTGAGTTCTGTTTAAGTGTTCCAGAGCTTGCAATGCTTCTGATCCAAGTAAAGGACAAAGATCAAGGAAAGGATGACTTTGCTGGGCAGACATGTTTACCAGTGTCAGAATTGAAACATGGATTTCGCTCAGTGCCTTTATACAACAAAAAGGGAGAGAAATATAAATCTGTGAAGCTGTTGATGCGATTTCAGCTTCAATGA
- the LOC114195335 gene encoding phosphoinositide phospholipase C 6-like isoform X1, producing the protein MGNSMATHNKYKSFLFFIRKFKVIEPDPPQDLEEAFSKFTGGGSHMSVEQLHRFMVEHQGEEHHTLSDSEKVFERVLQERNTCQETVKVDHHREHEITLDELFRFLLHNDFNGPLKTQVHHDMGAPLSHYFIYTGHNSYLKGNQLIGDCSEVPIIEALKRGVRVIELDLWPTYNKDDIKVDHGWTFTNPVSVVKCLECIKEYAFVASQYPVIITIEDHLTTDLRAEFVELVTQIFGEVLYYPGEECCLTEFPSPESLKNRVIISTKPPRERFESNQIKDNGNRSMLNESESSEEESFRNASPNSSRNDVETEDTQNGSDRDEGSLSTSEYDHKPYLECSPDYKTIITIHNRKLKGSLKDKLRTEGEVRRISWSENTLEKASESHGADILRFTQKNILRVYPSAMRVKSTNFKPHIGWMYGVQMVAFNMQGHGKSLWLMQGMFRANGGCGYVKKPQILMQKHHCDNEFDPTKIQSVKKTLKVKVYMGHGWSSDFSPTHFDKCSPPDFFTKIRIIGMPGDVAKNKTKVIMDNWFPVWNEEFEFCLSVPELAMLLIQVKDKDQGKDDFAGQTCLPVSELKHGFRSVPLYNKKGEKYKSVKLLMRFQLQ; encoded by the exons ATGGGAAACAGCATGGCAACCCACAACAAATACAAAAGTTTCTTGTTCTTTATCAGAAAGTTCAAGGTCATAGAGCCAGATCCACCTCAGGACCTTGAGGAGGCGTTTTCAAAGTTCACAGGAGGAGGGTCCCACATGTCCGTGGAGCAGCTCCACCGTTTCATGGTGGAGCACCAGGGTGAAGAGCACCACACCTTATCGGATTCGGAAAAAGTTTTTGAGAGGGTTTTGCAGGAGAGAAACACATGTCAAGAAACTGTTAAGGTTGATCACCACAGAGAACATGAGATCACCCTGGATGAACTCTTTCGATTTTTGCTTCATAATGATTTCAATGGTCCCTTGAAAACTCAG GTACATCATGATATGGGTGCTCCATTGTCACATTATTTCATATATACAGGCCACAACTCCTATTTGAAAGGGAATCAACTCATCGGTGATTGCAGTGAAGTGCCAATCATAGAGGCTTTGAAAAGAGGAGTGCGTGTTATAGAACTCGATCTATGGCCAACCTACAATAAGGATGATATTAAAGTAGACCATGGATG GACTTTTACCAACCCTGTCTCAGTGGTGAAATGTCTAGAGTGCATAAAGGAATATGCTTTTGTTGCATCTCAGTACCCTGTGATCATAACCATAGAAGACCATCTTACAACAGATCTTCGAGCTGAATTTGTAGAA TTGGTGACTCAAATATTTGGGGAAGTGCTTTATTACCCTGGGGAAGAGTGCTGCTTAACAGAATTCCCTTCACCAGAATCACTGAAAAACCGAGTTATTATATCCACCAAACCCCCAAGAGAACGTTTTGAGTCCAACCAAATCAAGGACAATGGCAACCGTTCTATGCTTAACGAAAGCGAATCATCTGAAGAGGAATCATTCCGAAATGCATCTCCAAACTCCAGCAGGAACGATGTAGAGACTGAGGACACA CAGAATGGCAGTGATCGTGATGAGGGAAGCTTAAGTACAAGCGAATATGACCACAAACCATACTTGGAGTGTTCACCTGATTACAAAACCATAATTACTATCCATAACAGGAAACTGAAGGGTTCCCTGAAGGATAAATTGAGAACTGAAGGTGAAGTTAGACGCATAAGTTGGAGTGAGAATACTCTTGAAAAGGCTTCAGAATCTCATGGAGCAGACATTCTTAG ATTCACACAGAAAAATATCCTCAGGGTTTACCCGAGTGCAATGCGTGTCAAATCCACAAATTTCAAGCCACATATTGGGTGGATGTATGGGGTTCAGATGGTGGCATTCAATATGCAG GGCCATGGCAAATCGCTCTGGTTGATGCAGGGGATGTTCAGGGCAAATGGAGGATGTGGTTATGTAAAGAAGCCTCAAATTCTAATGCAGAAGCATCACTGTGACAATGAGTTTGATCCTACAAAGATACAGTCAgtaaagaagacattaaag GTCAAAGTATACATGGGACATGGATGGAGCTCAGATTTCAGTCCTACACACTTTGATAAGTGCTCTCCCCCAGACTTCTTCACTAAG ATCCGAATTATTGGAATGCCTGGTGATGTTGCCAAGAACAAAACAAAGGTCATCATGGACAACTGGTTTCCTGTTTGGAATGAAGAATTTGAGTTCTGTTTAAGTGTTCCAGAGCTTGCAATGCTTCTGATCCAAGTAAAGGACAAAGATCAAGGAAAGGATGACTTTGCTGGGCAGACATGTTTACCAGTGTCAGAATTGAAACATGGATTTCGCTCAGTGCCTTTATACAACAAAAAGGGAGAGAAATATAAATCTGTGAAGCTGTTGATGCGATTTCAGCTTCAATGA